Proteins encoded within one genomic window of Spodoptera frugiperda isolate SF20-4 chromosome 7, AGI-APGP_CSIRO_Sfru_2.0, whole genome shotgun sequence:
- the LOC118266413 gene encoding protein bicaudal D isoform X1, translating to MAATAQSDLSIAELKAEIERLGRELDQASSEKIQSAQLGLVLLEEKSSLQQRCDELESLYENTKHELEITQEALMKLDTTQKVTTRSGIEQENALLNESAAMESSLTLQILELESESKQLRHELDRVVSERDRLLAESSELGQDKATRESERAALRAELREARQREQRLLVDIGDLEDENISLQKQVSALRSSQVEFEGLKHEVRQLREEAENARAMAEETAALRRIAERQLAEALEALQAEREAKFAAKKELDAHLSREAAYNITNLAYSIRGMPEDGTEDEGEPGGSSSAELASAMGDHHADLFSEVHLHEISRLEKQLEQAHNENSQLQTSMRAAQVTAESESAAAALLRAGLTRAASRVSALHALHSDCAPIEDEKVDSGGVSARAAKWLTWWRVSGGELSGLAALLAELAAGAPGSDSAAALQRAQLAQLADRVAEAEVRCAALQADADLLRTLAGGAGRALSTAGPALLSAAETLAQIYHHVCAVNGTQPERVLLEHAGQGDAGAGEGRGAEAEALALAAGELEGLRAAAGVARSADTLLDQLTHLRTALDTALDSRNRHQPGILNDHYFKPRVPYYTPIKRQKEQNNCKQKIADTKRKLHNLITHLQSLEIETIEKEDNNNYSSRSVKEITDYYENITKISQDNDCSSNLKDTSFDHWSKKISLRTKHPFAPFPNTTIPIHNPNVIMNNTVNLHSLWKNTMLHGNVYCKNVPSHRSPSGIKTSLRSSLVTCVMMLQYIL from the exons ATGGCAGCCACGGCTCAAAGCGATTTATCGATCGCCGAGCTGAAGGCTGAGATCGAGAGGCTTGGCCGCGAGCTCGATCAAGCCAGCAGCGAGAAGATCCAGTCGGCACAATTGGGTTTAGTACTGCTGGAAGAGAAGAGCTCCCTGCAGCAACGATGCGACGAGCTGGAGAGCCTGTACGAGAACACCAAACACGAGCTGGAAATCACACAAGAG GCTCTTATGAAACTAGACACAACACAGAAAGTAACGACCCGGAGTGGAATAGAGCAAGAAAATGCTCTCCTCAACGAGTCTGCTGCTATGGAGAGCTCCCTCACTCTTCAGATCCTGGAGCTGGAGAGTGAATCCAAACAG ttaCGTCATGAGTTGGACCGCGTTGTGAGTGAGAGGGATCGCTTGCTGGCGGAGAGCTCGGAGTTGGGGCAGGACAAGGCGACGCGGGAGTCCGAGCGAGCCGCCCTGAGGGCCGAGCTGAGGGAGGCCAGGCAACGGGAACAGAGGCTGCTGGTCGACATCGGAGACTTGGAGGACGAGAATATATCGCTACAGAAACAAGTCTCAGCATTAAGATCGTCACAG GTTGAATTTGAAGGTCTTAAACATGAAGTCAGACAGTTGCGTGAAGAGGCTGAGAATGCCCGCGCCATGGCCGAGGAGACGGCAGCGCTGCGCCGCATCGCTGAGCGACAGCTGGCTGAAGCGCTGGAAGCGCTGCAGGCGGAGAGAGAAGCCAAGTTCGCTGCAAAGAAGGAACTCGATGCTCACCTCAGCAGGGAAGCTGCTTACAATATCACCAACCTGGCTTACAGTATACGAG GTATGCCAGAGGACGGTACAGAGGACGAGGGTGAGCCAGGTGGCTCGTCGTCAGCCGAGCTGGCCAGCGCTATGGGAGACCACCACGCCGACCTCTTCTCCGAAGTACATCTGCACGAAATATCACGACTTGAGAAGCAACTCGAACAGGCACACAACGAAAAT AGCCAGCTGCAGACGTCGATGCGCGCGGCGCAGGTGACGGCGGAGAGCGAGAGCGCGGCGGCCGCACTGCTGCGCGCCGGCCTCACGCGCGCCGCCTCCAGGGTCTCCGCGCTGCACGCGCTGCACTCCGACTGCGCGCCCATT GAGGACGAGAAGGTGGACTCGGGCGGCGTGTCAGCCCGCGCGGCCAAGTGGCTGACGTGGTGGCGCGTGTCGGGCGGCGAGCTGTCGGGGCTGGCGGCGCTGCTGGCCGAGCTGGCGGCCGGCGCGCCCGGCAGCGACTCCGCCGCCGCGCTGCAGCGGGCGCAGCTGGCGCAGCTCGCAGACCGCGTCGCCGAGGCAGAGGTACGCTGCGCCGCGCTGCAGGCCGACGCAGACCTGCTGCGGACGCTGGCTGGAG GAGCCGGCAGAGCACTATCGACAGCGGGTCCAGCGCTACTGTCTGCAGCGGAGACCCTGGCGCAGATCTACCACCACGTGTGTGCAGTGAACGGCACCCAGCCCGAGCGGGTGCTGCTGGAGCACGCGGGGCAGGGCGACGCGGGCGCCGGCGAGGGCCGGGGGGCGGAGGCCGAGGCCCTCGCCCTGGCCGCCGGGGAACTGGAGGGGCTGCGGGCCGCCGCCGGCGTGGCGCGCTCCGCGGACACCCTGCTCGACCAGCTCACGCATCTACGGACCGCGCTCGACACCGCGCTCGACTCCAGGAACAGGCACCAACCTG GTATCCTAAATGACCACTATTTCAAGCCCCGAGTCCCCTACTACACTCCTATAAAGAGACAGAAAGAACAAAACAATTGCAAACAAAAAATAGCGGACACTAAAAGGAAACTACACAATTTGATCACTCACTTACAATCACTAGAAATCGAAACTATCGAAAAAGAAGATAATAATAACTACTCTTCAAGAAGTGTTAAAGAAATAACggattattatgaaaatattacgAAAATATCTCAGGATAATGATTGTAGCTCAAATCTAAAAGACACAAGCTTCGATCATTGGAGTAAAAAGATCAGTTTGCGAACTAAACATCCTTTCGCACCGTTTCCTAATACTACCATTCCTATCCACAATCCAAATGTAATAATGAATAATACAGTAAACTTACATTCTCTATGGAAGAATACAATGTTGCATGGAAATGTGTACTGTAAGAATGTCCCGAGTCACAGAAGTCCTTCGGGCATTAAGACCTCCTTGAGATCAAGTCTTGTGACATGTGTCATGATGCTACAGTACATCTTATGA
- the LOC118266413 gene encoding protein bicaudal D isoform X3, whose amino-acid sequence MNEGGELRHELDRVVSERDRLLAESSELGQDKATRESERAALRAELREARQREQRLLVDIGDLEDENISLQKQVSALRSSQVEFEGLKHEVRQLREEAENARAMAEETAALRRIAERQLAEALEALQAEREAKFAAKKELDAHLSREAAYNITNLAYSIRGMPEDGTEDEGEPGGSSSAELASAMGDHHADLFSEVHLHEISRLEKQLEQAHNENSQLQTSMRAAQVTAESESAAAALLRAGLTRAASRVSALHALHSDCAPIEDEKVDSGGVSARAAKWLTWWRVSGGELSGLAALLAELAAGAPGSDSAAALQRAQLAQLADRVAEAEVRCAALQADADLLRTLAGGAGRALSTAGPALLSAAETLAQIYHHVCAVNGTQPERVLLEHAGQGDAGAGEGRGAEAEALALAAGELEGLRAAAGVARSADTLLDQLTHLRTALDTALDSRNRHQPGILNDHYFKPRVPYYTPIKRQKEQNNCKQKIADTKRKLHNLITHLQSLEIETIEKEDNNNYSSRSVKEITDYYENITKISQDNDCSSNLKDTSFDHWSKKISLRTKHPFAPFPNTTIPIHNPNVIMNNTVNLHSLWKNTMLHGNVYCKNVPSHRSPSGIKTSLRSSLVTCVMMLQYIL is encoded by the exons ATGAATGAAGGAGGCGAG ttaCGTCATGAGTTGGACCGCGTTGTGAGTGAGAGGGATCGCTTGCTGGCGGAGAGCTCGGAGTTGGGGCAGGACAAGGCGACGCGGGAGTCCGAGCGAGCCGCCCTGAGGGCCGAGCTGAGGGAGGCCAGGCAACGGGAACAGAGGCTGCTGGTCGACATCGGAGACTTGGAGGACGAGAATATATCGCTACAGAAACAAGTCTCAGCATTAAGATCGTCACAG GTTGAATTTGAAGGTCTTAAACATGAAGTCAGACAGTTGCGTGAAGAGGCTGAGAATGCCCGCGCCATGGCCGAGGAGACGGCAGCGCTGCGCCGCATCGCTGAGCGACAGCTGGCTGAAGCGCTGGAAGCGCTGCAGGCGGAGAGAGAAGCCAAGTTCGCTGCAAAGAAGGAACTCGATGCTCACCTCAGCAGGGAAGCTGCTTACAATATCACCAACCTGGCTTACAGTATACGAG GTATGCCAGAGGACGGTACAGAGGACGAGGGTGAGCCAGGTGGCTCGTCGTCAGCCGAGCTGGCCAGCGCTATGGGAGACCACCACGCCGACCTCTTCTCCGAAGTACATCTGCACGAAATATCACGACTTGAGAAGCAACTCGAACAGGCACACAACGAAAAT AGCCAGCTGCAGACGTCGATGCGCGCGGCGCAGGTGACGGCGGAGAGCGAGAGCGCGGCGGCCGCACTGCTGCGCGCCGGCCTCACGCGCGCCGCCTCCAGGGTCTCCGCGCTGCACGCGCTGCACTCCGACTGCGCGCCCATT GAGGACGAGAAGGTGGACTCGGGCGGCGTGTCAGCCCGCGCGGCCAAGTGGCTGACGTGGTGGCGCGTGTCGGGCGGCGAGCTGTCGGGGCTGGCGGCGCTGCTGGCCGAGCTGGCGGCCGGCGCGCCCGGCAGCGACTCCGCCGCCGCGCTGCAGCGGGCGCAGCTGGCGCAGCTCGCAGACCGCGTCGCCGAGGCAGAGGTACGCTGCGCCGCGCTGCAGGCCGACGCAGACCTGCTGCGGACGCTGGCTGGAG GAGCCGGCAGAGCACTATCGACAGCGGGTCCAGCGCTACTGTCTGCAGCGGAGACCCTGGCGCAGATCTACCACCACGTGTGTGCAGTGAACGGCACCCAGCCCGAGCGGGTGCTGCTGGAGCACGCGGGGCAGGGCGACGCGGGCGCCGGCGAGGGCCGGGGGGCGGAGGCCGAGGCCCTCGCCCTGGCCGCCGGGGAACTGGAGGGGCTGCGGGCCGCCGCCGGCGTGGCGCGCTCCGCGGACACCCTGCTCGACCAGCTCACGCATCTACGGACCGCGCTCGACACCGCGCTCGACTCCAGGAACAGGCACCAACCTG GTATCCTAAATGACCACTATTTCAAGCCCCGAGTCCCCTACTACACTCCTATAAAGAGACAGAAAGAACAAAACAATTGCAAACAAAAAATAGCGGACACTAAAAGGAAACTACACAATTTGATCACTCACTTACAATCACTAGAAATCGAAACTATCGAAAAAGAAGATAATAATAACTACTCTTCAAGAAGTGTTAAAGAAATAACggattattatgaaaatattacgAAAATATCTCAGGATAATGATTGTAGCTCAAATCTAAAAGACACAAGCTTCGATCATTGGAGTAAAAAGATCAGTTTGCGAACTAAACATCCTTTCGCACCGTTTCCTAATACTACCATTCCTATCCACAATCCAAATGTAATAATGAATAATACAGTAAACTTACATTCTCTATGGAAGAATACAATGTTGCATGGAAATGTGTACTGTAAGAATGTCCCGAGTCACAGAAGTCCTTCGGGCATTAAGACCTCCTTGAGATCAAGTCTTGTGACATGTGTCATGATGCTACAGTACATCTTATGA
- the LOC118266413 gene encoding protein bicaudal D isoform X2, protein MAATAQSDLSIAELKAEIERLGRELDQASSEKIQSAQLGLVLLEEKSSLQQRCDELESLYENTKHELEITQEALMKLDTTQKVTTRSGIEQENALLNESAAMESSLTLQILELESESKQLRHELDRVVSERDRLLAESSELGQDKATRESERAALRAELREARQREQRLLVDIGDLEDENISLQKQVSALRSSQVEFEGLKHEVRQLREEAENARAMAEETAALRRIAERQLAEALEALQAEREAKFAAKKELDAHLSREAAYNITNLAYSIRGMPEDGTEDEGEPGGSSSAELASAMGDHHADLFSEVHLHEISRLEKQLEQAHNENSQLQTSMRAAQVTAESESAAAALLRAGLTRAASRVSALHALHSDCAPIEDEKVDSGGVSARAAKWLTWWRVSGGELSGLAALLAELAAGAPGSDSAAALQRAQLAQLADRVAEAEVRCAALQADADLLRTLAGGAGRALSTAGPALLSAAETLAQIYHHVCAVNGTQPERVLLEHAGQGDAGAGEGRGAEAEALALAAGELEGLRAAAGVARSADTLLDQLTHLRTALDTALDSRNRHQPVMDSEERGAEVVELQEQVIKLKSLLSTKREQIATLRTVLKSNKNTAEVALANLKSKYETEKIIVTETMLKLRNELRLLKEDAATFSSLRAMFAARCEEYVTQVDELTQALAGAEDEKKTLNQLLRLAVQQKLALTQRLEELEVDREMRTRRVPKAGGGGRARGRDF, encoded by the exons ATGGCAGCCACGGCTCAAAGCGATTTATCGATCGCCGAGCTGAAGGCTGAGATCGAGAGGCTTGGCCGCGAGCTCGATCAAGCCAGCAGCGAGAAGATCCAGTCGGCACAATTGGGTTTAGTACTGCTGGAAGAGAAGAGCTCCCTGCAGCAACGATGCGACGAGCTGGAGAGCCTGTACGAGAACACCAAACACGAGCTGGAAATCACACAAGAG GCTCTTATGAAACTAGACACAACACAGAAAGTAACGACCCGGAGTGGAATAGAGCAAGAAAATGCTCTCCTCAACGAGTCTGCTGCTATGGAGAGCTCCCTCACTCTTCAGATCCTGGAGCTGGAGAGTGAATCCAAACAG ttaCGTCATGAGTTGGACCGCGTTGTGAGTGAGAGGGATCGCTTGCTGGCGGAGAGCTCGGAGTTGGGGCAGGACAAGGCGACGCGGGAGTCCGAGCGAGCCGCCCTGAGGGCCGAGCTGAGGGAGGCCAGGCAACGGGAACAGAGGCTGCTGGTCGACATCGGAGACTTGGAGGACGAGAATATATCGCTACAGAAACAAGTCTCAGCATTAAGATCGTCACAG GTTGAATTTGAAGGTCTTAAACATGAAGTCAGACAGTTGCGTGAAGAGGCTGAGAATGCCCGCGCCATGGCCGAGGAGACGGCAGCGCTGCGCCGCATCGCTGAGCGACAGCTGGCTGAAGCGCTGGAAGCGCTGCAGGCGGAGAGAGAAGCCAAGTTCGCTGCAAAGAAGGAACTCGATGCTCACCTCAGCAGGGAAGCTGCTTACAATATCACCAACCTGGCTTACAGTATACGAG GTATGCCAGAGGACGGTACAGAGGACGAGGGTGAGCCAGGTGGCTCGTCGTCAGCCGAGCTGGCCAGCGCTATGGGAGACCACCACGCCGACCTCTTCTCCGAAGTACATCTGCACGAAATATCACGACTTGAGAAGCAACTCGAACAGGCACACAACGAAAAT AGCCAGCTGCAGACGTCGATGCGCGCGGCGCAGGTGACGGCGGAGAGCGAGAGCGCGGCGGCCGCACTGCTGCGCGCCGGCCTCACGCGCGCCGCCTCCAGGGTCTCCGCGCTGCACGCGCTGCACTCCGACTGCGCGCCCATT GAGGACGAGAAGGTGGACTCGGGCGGCGTGTCAGCCCGCGCGGCCAAGTGGCTGACGTGGTGGCGCGTGTCGGGCGGCGAGCTGTCGGGGCTGGCGGCGCTGCTGGCCGAGCTGGCGGCCGGCGCGCCCGGCAGCGACTCCGCCGCCGCGCTGCAGCGGGCGCAGCTGGCGCAGCTCGCAGACCGCGTCGCCGAGGCAGAGGTACGCTGCGCCGCGCTGCAGGCCGACGCAGACCTGCTGCGGACGCTGGCTGGAG GAGCCGGCAGAGCACTATCGACAGCGGGTCCAGCGCTACTGTCTGCAGCGGAGACCCTGGCGCAGATCTACCACCACGTGTGTGCAGTGAACGGCACCCAGCCCGAGCGGGTGCTGCTGGAGCACGCGGGGCAGGGCGACGCGGGCGCCGGCGAGGGCCGGGGGGCGGAGGCCGAGGCCCTCGCCCTGGCCGCCGGGGAACTGGAGGGGCTGCGGGCCGCCGCCGGCGTGGCGCGCTCCGCGGACACCCTGCTCGACCAGCTCACGCATCTACGGACCGCGCTCGACACCGCGCTCGACTCCAGGAACAGGCACCAACCTG TTATGGACTCAGAGGAACGCGGGGCAGAGGTAGTAGAGCTGCAGGAACAGGTGATCAAGCTGAAGTCGCTGCTGTCGACGAAGCGCGAACAGATCGCGACGCTGCGCACCGTGCTCAAGTCCAACAAGAACACGGCCGAGGTCGCGCTGGCCAACCTCAAGTCCAAGTACGAGACGGAGAAGATCATCGTCACAGAGACCATGCTCAAACTCAGGAACGAGCTGCGACTGCTCAAGGAGGACGCTGCTACCTTCTCCA GTCTCCGCGCGATGTTCGCGGCGCGGTGCGAGGAGTACGTGACGCAGGTGGACGAGCTGACGCAGGCGCTGGCCGGCGCCGAGGACGAGAAGAAGACCCTCAACCAACTCCTGCGCCTCGCCGTGCAACAGAAACTCGCGCTCACGCAGCGGTTGGAGGAACTGGAG GTGGACCGCGAGATGCGCACGCGGCGAGTGCCGAAGGCGGGGGGCGGAGGCCGAGCGCGGGGCCGCGACTTCTAG